From the Streptomyces nigrescens genome, one window contains:
- a CDS encoding alpha/beta hydrolase family protein encodes MSVADEEPALLGLAPVAPDRTVAYGPHPDQLVDVYAPRAGDGGRAAVRGPLVVLLHGGFWRAAYDRRHLSPLAAELAGQGMPVALAEYRRVGAGGGAPQTFEDVTAAIGAAHAELARTVADPAVVLVGHSAGGHLALLAAARPGTPVTRVLAVSPVADLARAHELGLSDGAVAELLGAGPGLPERLAAADPARHPPAGVPVTILHGTDDPDVPVELSRRYAARNPGTTDLRELPGVGHYAPVTPGSPSCHTLVGCLS; translated from the coding sequence GTGAGTGTGGCGGACGAGGAGCCGGCGCTGCTGGGGCTCGCCCCGGTGGCGCCGGACCGGACGGTGGCGTACGGGCCGCATCCGGACCAGCTCGTCGACGTCTACGCGCCGCGGGCGGGCGACGGCGGACGGGCGGCGGTCCGCGGGCCGCTGGTCGTCCTGCTGCACGGCGGGTTCTGGCGCGCGGCCTACGACCGGCGCCATCTCTCGCCGCTCGCCGCCGAACTGGCCGGGCAGGGGATGCCGGTCGCGCTGGCCGAGTACCGCAGGGTCGGCGCGGGCGGCGGGGCGCCTCAGACCTTCGAGGACGTCACGGCGGCCATCGGCGCCGCCCACGCGGAGCTGGCGCGGACCGTGGCGGACCCCGCCGTGGTCCTCGTCGGGCACTCGGCGGGCGGCCATCTCGCGCTGCTCGCCGCCGCCCGCCCCGGCACCCCGGTGACCCGCGTCCTCGCGGTCTCACCGGTCGCCGATCTCGCCCGGGCCCATGAGCTGGGTCTGAGCGACGGTGCGGTCGCCGAGCTGCTCGGCGCCGGGCCCGGTCTGCCGGAACGCCTCGCCGCGGCCGACCCGGCGCGCCATCCGCCGGCCGGCGTCCCGGTCACGATCCTGCACGGCACCGACGACCCGGACGTCCCGGTGGAGCTCTCCCGCCGCTACGCGGCGCGGAACCCCGGCACCACGGACCTGCGTGAGCTGCCCGGCGTCGGCCACTACGCCCCCGTCACCCCCGGCAGCCCCAGCTGTCACACACTTGTCGGTTGCCTGAGCTGA
- a CDS encoding sensor histidine kinase, translating to MNETTQKQDSLHSEARIAHGVLHRLRQDLFVDAFAFRPLPPLEDAKISRWVPWLPERLRRWARWLPHVTVGFFSAFVLLVDLASSGPGPLHGMVAAGFSLLLAAPPMLTLFRPVGAYWLSLAAFAVASFAEAASPFANLFSNGAFATHVMVMVLVVLRTRPRLAMEMWLVTFAVAAVLTVLTGTDPGDPAPVAVFCGVILISAAAVRAWREERQQVVKTQTVTEEERTRRTLLEERALIARELHDVVAHHMSVIAIQAEAAPYRVKDTPPELATSFATIRENAVAALAELRRILGVVRSADPDAFAESDPEAPQPTLGHLDSLLDSVRGAGLTVEAVITGSPRPLPQGVELSAYRIVQEGLSNALRHSPGADARVEISYVLGGLGVRIVNGAPSRLAKPSPGAGHGVLGMRERVQMLGGEMTADHTEDGGFEVAAFIPVANTTGEKKAGGARA from the coding sequence GTGAACGAGACGACCCAGAAGCAGGACTCTTTGCACTCGGAGGCACGGATAGCCCATGGCGTGCTGCACCGGCTGCGCCAGGACCTGTTCGTCGACGCCTTCGCCTTCCGCCCGCTGCCCCCGCTGGAAGATGCCAAGATCTCCCGGTGGGTGCCGTGGCTGCCCGAGCGGCTGCGACGCTGGGCGCGCTGGCTGCCGCATGTGACCGTCGGCTTCTTCTCGGCTTTCGTCCTCCTGGTGGACCTGGCCAGCTCCGGCCCCGGCCCGCTGCACGGCATGGTGGCCGCCGGCTTCTCCCTGCTGCTCGCCGCGCCGCCGATGCTCACCCTCTTCCGCCCGGTGGGCGCCTACTGGCTGTCGTTGGCCGCGTTCGCCGTCGCGTCGTTCGCCGAGGCGGCCTCCCCGTTCGCCAACCTCTTCTCGAACGGCGCCTTCGCCACCCACGTCATGGTGATGGTCCTCGTGGTGCTGCGCACCCGGCCGCGGCTGGCCATGGAGATGTGGCTGGTCACCTTTGCCGTGGCGGCGGTCCTGACCGTACTGACCGGCACGGACCCGGGTGATCCGGCGCCGGTGGCGGTCTTCTGCGGAGTGATCCTGATCTCCGCCGCCGCGGTCCGTGCCTGGCGCGAGGAGCGCCAACAGGTCGTCAAGACGCAGACCGTCACCGAGGAGGAGCGCACCCGGCGGACGCTCCTGGAGGAGCGGGCCCTGATCGCACGCGAGCTGCACGACGTGGTGGCCCACCACATGTCCGTCATCGCCATCCAGGCCGAGGCGGCCCCCTACCGCGTCAAGGACACCCCGCCCGAGCTCGCCACGTCCTTCGCGACGATCCGGGAGAACGCCGTCGCCGCGCTCGCCGAGTTGCGCCGCATCCTCGGCGTGGTGCGCTCCGCCGACCCGGACGCCTTCGCCGAGAGCGACCCGGAGGCCCCGCAGCCGACGCTCGGCCACCTCGACTCGCTGCTCGACAGCGTCCGCGGTGCCGGGCTGACCGTCGAGGCCGTGATCACCGGTTCGCCCCGGCCGCTGCCGCAGGGCGTCGAGCTGTCCGCGTACCGGATCGTGCAGGAGGGGCTGAGCAACGCGCTGCGGCACTCGCCGGGCGCCGACGCCCGGGTGGAGATCTCCTATGTGCTGGGCGGGCTGGGCGTGCGGATCGTCAACGGGGCGCCCAGCCGGCTGGCCAAGCCGTCCCCGGGCGCGGGGCACGGAGTGCTGGGCATGCGGGAGCGGGTACAAATGCTGGGCGGCGAGATGACGGCCGACCACACCGAGGACGGCGGCTTCGAGGTCGCGGCGTTCATCCCGGTGGCGAACACAACGGGCGAGAAGAAGGCTGGGGGAGCACGCGCATGA
- a CDS encoding response regulator, with protein sequence MIRVLIVDDQVMVREGFSVLLNAMPDIEVVGEAVDGREAVRKVAVLKPDVVLMDIRMPEMNGLEATREIVAADEGAKVLVLTTFDLDEYVYQALRSGASGFLLKDASAGQLADGVRIVASGEALLAPTVTKRLISEFSRLGTPRAPAQERIADLTERETEVLVLVAQGLSNGEIAEHLVVAESTVKTHVSRILVKLGLRDRTQAAVFAYEARLVTPGG encoded by the coding sequence ATGATCCGGGTATTGATCGTCGACGATCAGGTGATGGTCCGGGAGGGCTTCTCCGTCCTGCTCAACGCCATGCCGGACATCGAGGTCGTCGGGGAGGCGGTCGACGGCCGCGAGGCGGTGCGCAAGGTCGCCGTCCTCAAGCCCGATGTCGTCCTGATGGACATCCGGATGCCGGAGATGAACGGCCTGGAGGCGACCCGCGAGATCGTGGCCGCCGACGAGGGTGCCAAGGTCCTGGTGCTGACCACCTTCGATCTGGACGAGTACGTCTACCAGGCGCTGCGCTCGGGGGCCAGCGGCTTCCTCCTCAAGGACGCCTCGGCCGGCCAGCTCGCCGACGGCGTCCGCATCGTCGCCTCCGGCGAGGCGCTGCTCGCCCCCACCGTCACCAAGCGCCTGATCTCCGAGTTCTCCCGCCTCGGCACGCCCCGCGCCCCCGCCCAGGAGCGCATCGCCGACCTCACCGAGCGCGAGACCGAGGTCCTGGTGCTGGTCGCCCAGGGCCTGTCGAACGGGGAGATCGCCGAGCATCTCGTGGTCGCCGAGTCCACGGTGAAGACGCATGTCAGCCGCATCCTGGTGAAGCTGGGACTGCGCGACCGCACCCAGGCCGCGGTGTTCGCGTACGAGGCGCGGCTGGTGACGCCGGGGGGCTGA
- a CDS encoding ABC transporter permease, with protein sequence MTAVTAARPVRAARPRHLAGTGTLLRLALRRDRLMIPAWVLALGLTVAAMGASFEAVYDTAAQRAGLAASMNHNGSMRALYGPVFSDSVGGLVAWRMAGFGAVLAAVMSLLIVVRHTREEEETGRQELLSAAMVGRRAPLTAALLTALIANSLLAALIAGGTALSGRPAAGSLALGLAIGGTGTLFAGLAAIAAQLTESARLAKGLTGAVLGLAFALRAAGDAATADATSPLTWLSPIGWSENLRPYAGERWWILLLFLAATALAGSAAYALTARRDLGMSFLPARPGPALAPRSLSGPFGLAWRLQRTTLLGWTTGFLCAGAVFGGIAEGASDLVGGNQQTREIVERMGGQQGLTDAFLATMAGLLGMVASLYAAGAVLRLRGEETGERAEPVLAGAVGRLRWAGSHLVIAYGGTAVILASGGLALGLAHGLSADDLGGQLGPVLAAALSQVPAVWTLTGLAVLVFGLFPKATPAVWALVGGCLAIGWLGPSLKFPPWAMNLSPYSHLPKLPGADATAAPFVWLLALSALFALLGLVGVRRRDIG encoded by the coding sequence ATGACCGCCGTGACCGCGGCCCGTCCCGTCCGCGCCGCACGCCCCCGCCATCTGGCGGGCACCGGCACCCTGTTGCGCCTTGCGCTGCGCCGCGACCGGCTGATGATCCCGGCCTGGGTGCTGGCACTGGGCCTGACCGTCGCCGCCATGGGCGCGTCCTTCGAGGCGGTCTACGACACCGCCGCCCAGCGCGCCGGACTGGCCGCCTCGATGAACCACAACGGCTCGATGCGCGCGCTGTACGGACCGGTCTTCAGCGACTCCGTCGGCGGTCTGGTCGCCTGGCGGATGGCCGGCTTCGGCGCCGTCCTCGCCGCGGTGATGAGTCTGCTGATCGTGGTCCGGCACACCCGCGAGGAGGAGGAGACGGGCCGTCAGGAACTGCTCTCCGCCGCGATGGTGGGCCGCCGGGCACCGCTGACCGCGGCCCTGCTGACCGCCCTGATCGCCAACTCCCTGCTCGCGGCGCTGATCGCGGGCGGGACGGCCCTGTCCGGCCGGCCGGCCGCCGGTTCGCTCGCCCTCGGCCTGGCCATCGGCGGCACCGGCACGCTCTTCGCCGGCCTGGCCGCCATCGCCGCCCAACTCACCGAGAGCGCACGGCTGGCCAAGGGGCTGACCGGCGCGGTCCTGGGCCTCGCCTTCGCCCTGCGCGCCGCGGGGGATGCCGCGACGGCCGATGCCACCTCCCCGCTCACCTGGCTCTCCCCGATCGGCTGGTCGGAGAACCTCCGCCCGTACGCCGGTGAACGCTGGTGGATCCTGCTGCTCTTCCTCGCGGCGACCGCCCTGGCCGGCTCCGCCGCCTACGCGCTGACCGCCCGCCGCGACCTCGGCATGAGCTTCCTGCCCGCCCGCCCCGGACCAGCGCTCGCACCGCGCTCCCTGAGCGGTCCCTTCGGCCTGGCCTGGCGGCTCCAGCGCACCACCCTGCTGGGCTGGACGACCGGCTTCCTGTGCGCCGGCGCGGTCTTCGGCGGGATCGCCGAGGGCGCCTCCGACCTGGTCGGCGGCAATCAGCAGACCCGCGAGATCGTCGAGCGGATGGGCGGCCAACAGGGCCTGACCGACGCCTTCCTGGCCACCATGGCCGGACTGCTCGGCATGGTCGCGTCGCTCTACGCGGCCGGTGCGGTGCTCCGGCTGCGCGGCGAGGAGACCGGGGAGCGCGCGGAGCCGGTGCTGGCCGGTGCGGTGGGCCGGCTCCGCTGGGCCGGCAGCCACCTGGTCATCGCGTACGGGGGCACCGCCGTCATCCTGGCCTCCGGCGGCCTGGCCCTGGGCCTGGCCCACGGCCTTTCGGCCGACGACCTCGGCGGCCAACTGGGCCCGGTGCTGGCCGCGGCGCTCTCCCAGGTCCCGGCGGTCTGGACGCTCACCGGTCTGGCGGTCCTCGTCTTCGGGCTGTTCCCGAAGGCCACCCCCGCCGTCTGGGCGCTCGTCGGCGGCTGCCTGGCCATCGGCTGGCTCGGCCCCTCGCTCAAGTTCCCTCCGTGGGCGATGAATCTCTCCCCGTACAGCCATCTCCCCAAGCTCCCCGGCGCGGATGCCACCGCCGCCCCGTTCGTCTGGCTGCTGGCGCTCTCCGCCCTCTTCGCCCTCCTGGGCCTGGTGGGGGTGCGCCGGCGCGACATCGGCTGA
- a CDS encoding ABC transporter ATP-binding protein, whose amino-acid sequence MTKAISTAPAIRVDGLHKSFGRTHALDGLDLQVAAGEVHGFLGPNGAGKSTTIRVLLGLLRADGGTARLLGKDPWQDAVELHRRIAYVPGDVTLWRNLSGGEVIDLYGRLRGGLDAARRAELLERFELDPTKKGRTYSKGNRQKVALVAAFASDVDLLILDEPTSGLDPLMEEVFQSCVAEERDRGRTVLLSSHVLSEVEALCDRVSIIRKGRTVESGSLGELRHLTRTSVIAELAGPPNGLASLPGVHGLSAQPIRGSQGHRVRLQVDTDKLDAVLHSLGTSGVRSLTSTPPTLEELFLRHYQDDARTGEAVAR is encoded by the coding sequence ATGACCAAGGCAATCTCCACCGCCCCCGCGATCCGGGTCGACGGTCTCCACAAGTCCTTCGGCCGCACCCATGCGCTGGACGGCCTCGATCTGCAGGTGGCGGCCGGTGAGGTACACGGCTTCCTCGGGCCCAACGGCGCCGGCAAGTCCACGACGATCCGGGTACTGCTCGGCCTGCTGCGCGCCGACGGCGGCACGGCCCGGCTCCTGGGCAAGGACCCCTGGCAGGACGCCGTCGAGCTGCACCGCCGTATCGCCTATGTCCCCGGCGATGTGACCCTGTGGCGCAACCTCTCCGGCGGCGAGGTCATCGACCTCTACGGCCGGCTGCGCGGAGGACTCGACGCCGCGCGCCGGGCCGAGCTGCTGGAGCGCTTCGAACTCGACCCCACCAAGAAGGGGCGGACGTACTCCAAGGGCAACCGCCAGAAGGTCGCCCTGGTCGCCGCCTTCGCCTCCGACGTCGATCTGCTCATCCTCGACGAGCCGACCTCCGGGCTCGACCCGCTGATGGAGGAGGTCTTCCAGAGCTGCGTCGCCGAGGAGCGCGACCGCGGCCGTACGGTCCTGCTCTCCAGCCATGTGCTGTCCGAGGTCGAGGCGCTCTGCGACCGCGTCAGCATCATCCGCAAGGGACGGACCGTCGAATCCGGCTCACTGGGCGAGCTGCGGCATCTGACCCGCACCTCGGTCATCGCCGAACTCGCCGGGCCGCCCAACGGGCTGGCTTCCCTCCCCGGCGTCCACGGCCTGTCCGCCCAGCCGATCCGGGGGAGCCAGGGCCACCGCGTCCGCCTCCAGGTGGACACCGACAAGCTCGACGCCGTGCTCCACTCGCTCGGCACCTCCGGCGTCCGCAGCCTCACCAGCACCCCGCCCACTCTGGAAGAGCTCTTTCTGCGCCACTACCAGGACGACGCCCGCACCGGAGAGGCGGTCGCGCGATGA
- a CDS encoding GbsR/MarR family transcriptional regulator, with protein sequence MSEQAQQSADRTDDTRQDGDGATRDDEAVSRFVERFASQLVEAGMQRMSARVFACLLASDSGVLTSAELGERLQVSPAAVSGAIRYLSQVDMVSREREPGSRRDRYRVHSDQWYEALARRDNVLTRWEGTLREGVDSLGEDSPAGRRIAETVIFFEFLQKELAGLLQRWREHRDQLRADLESADR encoded by the coding sequence ATGAGCGAGCAGGCACAGCAGAGTGCGGACCGGACGGACGACACCCGCCAGGACGGCGACGGCGCCACGCGTGACGACGAAGCGGTCTCGCGGTTCGTCGAGCGGTTCGCCTCGCAGTTGGTCGAGGCCGGTATGCAGCGGATGTCCGCCCGGGTCTTCGCCTGTCTGCTGGCCTCCGACTCCGGCGTGCTGACGTCCGCCGAACTCGGCGAGCGCCTCCAGGTCAGCCCGGCCGCCGTCTCCGGCGCGATCCGCTATCTCTCCCAGGTCGACATGGTCAGCCGGGAACGTGAGCCCGGCTCCCGCCGCGACCGCTACCGCGTGCACAGCGACCAGTGGTACGAGGCGCTGGCGCGCCGGGACAACGTCCTCACCCGCTGGGAGGGCACTCTGCGCGAGGGCGTCGACAGCCTCGGCGAGGACTCGCCCGCGGGCCGCCGGATCGCCGAGACAGTGATCTTCTTCGAGTTCCTGCAGAAGGAGCTCGCCGGCTTGCTGCAGCGCTGGCGCGAACACCGCGACCAGCTGCGGGCCGACCTCGAAAGCGCCGACCGCTGA
- a CDS encoding diacylglycerol kinase family protein, which produces MVIDPVARSTDGESVRIAKDVLCAGAGAKICLPEGPEEFARMLARRGHRRPVVIGDDRTLLRVVGLLHKERELAAVPLSMVPVGAPAAVALSRALGVPTDTVAAARAVLDGGERPMDLLTDDSDGIVLGGLRIPCGSEATRLGHGAYVPGTAPPPAPVGPADALGGRGGPVDGLDGPRPWWKPAARTARTALALLAAPAAGLGARRARVPGQRLRIEADGVLLADLDRPVRGVSVVPGGQTGADGPRPGAGAGDGRELAEVVVHWPGGARPVRTRARAVTVSGADFHYRADAVVGGPVRTRTWTVQPAAWRLQLPRG; this is translated from the coding sequence GTGGTCATCGACCCGGTCGCCCGCAGTACGGACGGCGAGTCCGTGCGGATCGCGAAGGATGTCCTGTGCGCGGGCGCGGGCGCGAAAATCTGTCTTCCGGAGGGGCCGGAGGAATTCGCGCGGATGCTCGCCCGGCGCGGCCACCGCCGCCCGGTGGTGATCGGTGACGACCGGACGCTGCTGCGGGTGGTGGGCCTGCTGCACAAGGAGCGCGAGCTGGCCGCGGTGCCGCTGTCGATGGTCCCGGTCGGCGCCCCGGCCGCCGTCGCGCTGAGCCGCGCGCTGGGCGTCCCCACGGACACGGTGGCCGCCGCGCGGGCCGTCCTCGACGGCGGGGAGCGGCCGATGGATCTGCTCACGGACGACAGCGACGGCATCGTGCTGGGCGGACTGCGCATCCCCTGCGGGAGCGAGGCGACCCGGCTGGGGCACGGGGCGTATGTGCCGGGGACGGCCCCGCCGCCGGCCCCCGTCGGACCGGCCGACGCCCTGGGCGGGCGGGGTGGCCCGGTGGACGGCCTCGACGGGCCCCGGCCGTGGTGGAAGCCGGCCGCGCGGACCGCCCGTACGGCGCTGGCGCTGCTGGCGGCGCCGGCGGCCGGACTGGGCGCACGGCGGGCCCGGGTACCGGGGCAGCGGCTGCGGATCGAGGCGGACGGAGTGCTGCTGGCGGATCTGGACCGGCCGGTGCGCGGGGTTTCGGTGGTGCCCGGCGGACAGACCGGGGCGGACGGGCCGCGCCCGGGGGCCGGTGCCGGTGACGGCCGTGAGCTGGCCGAGGTCGTGGTGCACTGGCCGGGTGGGGCGCGGCCGGTGCGGACCCGGGCGCGGGCGGTGACGGTGTCCGGCGCGGACTTCCACTACCGGGCGGATGCGGTGGTCGGCGGGCCGGTCAGGACCCGTACCTGGACCGTGCAGCCGGCGGCCTGGCGGCTGCAGCTGCCGCGGGGCTGA
- a CDS encoding adenylosuccinate synthase, producing MPALVLLGAQWGDEGKGKATDLLGGSVDYVVRYQGGNNAGHTVVVGDQKYALHLLPSGILSPGCTPVIGNGVVVDPAVLLSELSGLNERGVDTSKLLLSGNAHLITPYNITVDKVTERFLGKRKIGTTGRGIGPTYADKINRVGIRVQDLYDESILEQKVEAALDVKNQLLTKLYNRRAIEAGQVVEELLGYADKIKGYVADTTLILNKALDDDKVVLFEGGQGTLLDIDHGTYPFVTSSNPTAGGACTGAGVGPTKISRVIGILKAYTTRVGAGPFPTELFDEDGEALRRIGGERGVTTGRDRRCGWFDAVIARYATRVNGLTDFFLTKLDVLTGWEQIPVCVAYEIDGKRVEELPYSQTDFHHAKPVYEMLPGWSEDITKAKSFSDLPKNAQAYVKALEEMSGAPISAIGVGPGRDETIEINSFLS from the coding sequence GTGCCCGCACTTGTGCTGCTCGGTGCTCAGTGGGGTGATGAAGGCAAGGGAAAGGCCACCGACCTGCTCGGTGGATCCGTGGACTATGTGGTGCGCTACCAGGGCGGCAACAACGCCGGCCACACGGTCGTCGTCGGCGACCAGAAGTACGCACTGCACCTTCTCCCTTCCGGAATCCTCTCGCCGGGGTGCACCCCGGTCATCGGCAACGGCGTCGTCGTGGACCCGGCGGTCCTGCTCTCCGAGCTGAGCGGACTCAACGAGCGCGGCGTCGACACGTCCAAGCTGCTGCTCAGTGGTAACGCGCATCTGATCACGCCGTACAACATCACCGTCGACAAGGTGACGGAACGGTTCCTCGGCAAGCGGAAGATCGGCACCACGGGCCGCGGCATCGGCCCGACCTACGCCGACAAGATCAACCGCGTCGGGATCCGCGTCCAGGACCTCTACGACGAGTCGATCCTGGAGCAGAAGGTCGAGGCGGCCCTCGACGTCAAGAACCAGCTGCTCACCAAGCTCTACAACCGCCGCGCCATCGAGGCCGGCCAGGTCGTCGAGGAGCTGCTGGGCTACGCCGACAAGATCAAGGGCTATGTCGCCGACACCACCCTGATCCTCAACAAGGCGCTCGACGACGACAAGGTGGTCCTCTTCGAGGGCGGCCAGGGCACGCTGCTGGACATCGATCACGGCACGTACCCCTTCGTCACGTCCTCGAACCCGACCGCGGGCGGCGCCTGCACGGGTGCGGGCGTCGGTCCCACGAAGATCAGCCGCGTCATCGGCATCCTCAAGGCCTATACGACGCGCGTCGGCGCCGGTCCGTTCCCGACCGAGCTCTTCGACGAGGACGGCGAGGCGCTGCGCCGCATCGGCGGCGAGCGCGGCGTCACCACCGGCCGGGACCGCCGCTGCGGCTGGTTCGACGCGGTCATCGCCCGCTACGCCACCCGCGTCAACGGCCTGACCGACTTCTTCCTCACCAAGCTCGACGTGCTCACCGGCTGGGAGCAGATCCCGGTCTGTGTCGCCTACGAGATCGACGGCAAGCGCGTGGAAGAGCTGCCGTACTCGCAGACCGACTTCCACCACGCCAAGCCGGTCTACGAGATGCTCCCCGGCTGGTCCGAGGACATCACCAAGGCGAAGTCGTTCTCCGACCTGCCGAAGAACGCCCAGGCGTACGTCAAGGCGCTGGAGGAGATGTCCGGCGCCCCGATCTCCGCGATCGGCGTCGGCCCCGGCCGCGACGAGACGATCGAGATCAACTCGTTCCTGTCCTAG
- a CDS encoding serine/threonine-protein kinase yields MDGLRGLTADDPQWIGDYRLLSRLGSGGMGRVYLARSEGGRTVAVKLVKAELAAEEEFRDRFRAEVAAARRVGGRWTAPVLDADTEAAVPWVATGYIAGPTLSEVVGSYSRAGSYGPLPEDSLRRLAYGLSCALRDIHGVGLVHRDLKPSNVLLTIDGPRVIDFGIARALDAVGEQTQTRAGTVLGSPSFMSPEQVTGQRVAPASDVFCVGSVLAYAATGRQPFGNPASGVHAVMFKIAQEEPDVAAVPDGIRALILDCLAKDPAARPTPEELAERLGPVPGGPSAPPWLPAELIARLGQHAVLLLDTDTPPGGQPPTVLTTKTLPSPAPPPPTPAERRRRRRWLPLAATAVVAAATAAAAVPLLSGGADADDSASDIPARYVGTWSGPVLRDGTPTGQQRRFVITHGTVGEVVANSTSLGATYECRSDGKLVSVTRHDGHPALRLDTKVVRSVPAGRCSALGEHTLEEGGAGTLTWAAAGRTATLHRVAPADATVPAGFVGTWRRPNDDGYGSQQLTVEQAPAGSTVLSTVVVGRAGRCTAHADLYAAEGGKLTVGPSVVDRAAPGCTPSSTSVLSLAADGTLHREFLGDDKQPRGYSRVK; encoded by the coding sequence ATGGACGGCCTGCGGGGGCTGACGGCCGACGATCCGCAGTGGATCGGGGACTACCGGCTGCTCAGCCGTCTCGGCAGCGGCGGCATGGGGCGGGTCTACCTCGCCCGTTCCGAGGGCGGCAGGACCGTCGCGGTGAAGCTGGTGAAGGCCGAACTCGCCGCCGAGGAGGAGTTCCGGGACCGCTTCCGCGCCGAGGTCGCGGCCGCGCGGCGGGTCGGCGGGCGCTGGACCGCGCCGGTGCTGGACGCCGACACCGAGGCCGCGGTCCCCTGGGTCGCCACCGGCTATATCGCGGGCCCCACACTGAGCGAGGTCGTCGGGTCGTACAGCCGTGCCGGCAGCTACGGCCCGCTGCCGGAGGATTCGCTGCGGCGGCTGGCGTACGGACTCTCCTGCGCGCTGCGCGACATCCACGGCGTCGGTCTGGTGCACCGCGATCTCAAACCGTCCAATGTGCTGCTCACCATCGACGGGCCGCGGGTCATCGACTTCGGGATCGCGCGGGCCCTGGACGCGGTCGGGGAGCAGACCCAGACCCGGGCGGGCACGGTGCTCGGCTCACCCAGTTTCATGTCGCCCGAGCAGGTCACGGGGCAGCGCGTCGCCCCGGCCAGCGATGTCTTCTGTGTGGGCTCGGTGCTGGCGTACGCGGCGACCGGGCGGCAGCCGTTCGGCAATCCCGCTTCGGGTGTCCATGCGGTGATGTTCAAGATCGCGCAGGAGGAGCCGGACGTGGCCGCGGTGCCGGACGGGATCCGCGCGCTGATCCTGGACTGCTTGGCCAAGGACCCGGCGGCGCGGCCCACCCCCGAGGAGCTCGCCGAGCGTCTCGGGCCGGTCCCCGGCGGCCCGTCGGCCCCGCCCTGGCTGCCGGCCGAGCTGATCGCCCGCCTGGGGCAGCACGCCGTGCTCCTCCTGGACACCGACACCCCGCCCGGCGGCCAGCCGCCGACGGTGCTGACCACCAAAACCCTGCCGAGTCCGGCACCGCCCCCGCCCACCCCGGCGGAGCGACGCCGCCGCCGTCGCTGGCTCCCCCTCGCCGCCACCGCCGTCGTCGCGGCCGCCACGGCCGCCGCCGCGGTCCCGCTGCTGAGCGGCGGGGCGGACGCCGACGACAGCGCGTCCGACATCCCGGCCCGCTATGTCGGCACCTGGTCGGGCCCGGTGCTGCGGGACGGGACGCCGACCGGGCAGCAGCGGCGGTTCGTGATCACCCACGGCACGGTCGGCGAGGTGGTCGCGAACAGCACCAGCCTCGGGGCGACCTACGAATGCCGCAGCGACGGCAAGCTGGTGTCCGTCACCCGGCACGACGGGCACCCGGCGCTGCGCCTGGACACCAAGGTCGTCCGGTCCGTCCCGGCCGGCCGCTGCTCCGCGCTGGGCGAGCACACCCTGGAGGAGGGCGGCGCCGGCACCCTGACCTGGGCCGCGGCCGGACGCACCGCGACCCTGCACCGCGTCGCCCCGGCCGACGCCACCGTCCCGGCCGGCTTCGTCGGCACCTGGCGGCGGCCGAACGACGACGGCTACGGCAGCCAGCAGCTGACCGTCGAACAGGCCCCGGCGGGCAGCACGGTCCTCAGCACCGTCGTCGTGGGCCGCGCCGGCCGCTGCACGGCGCACGCCGACCTCTACGCGGCGGAGGGCGGCAAGCTGACCGTCGGCCCGTCGGTCGTGGACCGGGCCGCGCCCGGCTGCACACCGAGCAGCACCTCCGTGCTCAGTCTGGCCGCCGACGGCACCTTGCACCGCGAGTTCCTGGGCGACGACAAACAGCCGCGCGGCTACTCCAGGGTGAAGTAG